The nucleotide sequence CGCCAGGCCGGGTCGCGGCCCAGGAAGCCCATCAGCCGGTCCTGCGCCGAAGCGTCGCCGGCGACCGGCACCGCCGGCCCGAACTGCCCGCTGTCGCGCAGCAAGGACTCCATCGGCTGCATCCCGGCCAAGGTGGCGGCGCAGCGCTCCTCGCCCAGGTCCGGCTCGCGGCCCAGCGCCTTGGCGAGATCCCAGGAGTGCATCCAGACGTCGTTGGTGTAGAACTGATCGATCGCCTCGTCGACCGGCCGGTCACCGGTGTGCGGGTTGCTGAGCACCCGCCCGGCCGGCTCGTCGAGGATGGCCTGGATGTCGGCGACGTGCTGCTTCCAGGCGCCGGCCGGGTCGGCGTCGCCGGCCAGTGCCGGGAGTTCGATCCCGGCGCCCCGCAGGAAGGCGCGCGGCCACTCGACCAGGTGCTGCACCACGTCGAGCGCGGTCCACTCCGCGACCGGGCTGGGGCGCGTCCAGTCGCCGGCCGAAGCCGACTCCGTCAGCTCCGTGAAGCGGGCCGCGTCCTGCGCGTGCCGCTGAGCGGGTCCGGTGGGTGTCATTTCAGGCCTCCTTGGCGAGCAGTGCGTCGAGCTTGGCGTAGCCCTCGTTGATCCCGACGTCCATGCCGCTGGCCAGCATCCCGTCCCGGGTGGCGAAGTCCGGCACCACGCTCAGCACCCGCAGCCGGGTGCGGCCGCCCTCGATTTCTTCCAGGGTCAGCGTTTCCAGGGCGACGCCGTCGGGCTCGCCGTCGTAGGTGAACGTCCACACGATCCGCTCGTTCGGCCGCACGTCGTGGAAACAGCCGTGGAACGCGGCGATCTCCTCGCCGCCGCGGTCGTTGGCGAAAGCCCACTCGCCGCCCGTGCGCGCGTCCCACCGCGTGATCCTCGTGGTGACCGAGTGCGGTCCGACCCACTGCGCGTACAGCTCGGGGTCGATGTGGGCGCGGAACACCTGCTCGGGCGGGGCGTCGAACTCCCGGACGAGCCGGATCGTCGGGACCTTGTCGTCGGCCAGGATCTCGGTTTCGTGCGTTGTCGCGGTCATGACGCGTCCTTTCGTGGCCGGGTTTCTCCGCCGGCCATGCGGCCCAGCAGGGCGTCGAGGCGCCGGTAGCGCTCCTCGGCCTGCCGCCGGTACCGCTCGATCCACTTGGTCATCAGGTCGAACACCTCGGCATCCAGGTGGACCGGACGGCGCTGGGCATCCTTGCTGCGCGTGACCAGCCCGGCTTCCTCCAGCACCTTCACGTGCTTGGAGACCGCCTGCAGGCTCATGTCGTACGGCTCGGCCAGCTCGCCAACGGTCGCGTCCGCGCCGGCCAGCCGCGCCACCAGATCGCGCCGCGTCGGGTCGGCCAGTGCCGCGAACACCCGGTTGAGCCGTTCGCTGTCTTCGTCCACCGGTTCGTCCTCAACTCTTCGGTTGAGCAGGACGGTAGAGGGACTCCGGAACGTTGTCAACCTGGCGGTTGAGAAAGGGTGGGGTTCCGCACGCGGAACCCCACCCGGGTGGATCAGAAGTGGTCGGGCGTGTTGATGCGGTTCCGGACCAGTGCACCGGACGCGGTCAACCGGCCGGTGCCGTAGTCGCCGCCCGCGCAGGTGCCCGGTTGCAGCGCGGCGCTGCTTTCGTCGGCGTCGGAGTACGTCCAGTTCGCGTAACTGATCTGCAGCTGGTCGAGCAGATCCAGCCAGGCCGTGGTGCTCGCCTGGTCCAGTGCGCCGCCGCCGGTGGCGGTCACCGTGCCGAACTCCGTGACGAACAGCGGCAGCCTGGTGGCCGCCCGGCTCACCGTGGCGCGGTAGTTGTCCTTGTGGCTGGCGGCGTAGAAGTGGAACGTGTACATGATGTTGCCGGCGTTGACGGGGTTGTTGACGATCTCGGTTTCGTTCGAGCCGTCGGAAACGCCGAGCGACGACCAGCCACGGGTGCCGACGATCACGACAGCGTCCGGGTCGGCGGCGCGGATCACCGGGATGACCTGTTCGGCGTAGCTCTTGATGGCGCCCCAGCTGACGCCGTTGGGTTCGTTGGCGATCTCGTAGATCACGTTCTTCCGGGCCGCGTTGCGCGCGGCCACCGCCGCGAAGAACGTCTTGGCGCGGTCGAGGTTGTAGTTCGGATCGCCCGGGGTGAGGGTGTGGAAGTCGACGATCGCGTACATCCCGCGTTCCTCGGCTTCGCCGACGAGGCTGTTGACCCGGTCGGTGAACCAGGCCGGGTTGGTCTCGTAGCCCTTTTCCTGCACGTACATGGCGATGCGGAGCAGGTCGGCGTGCCAGTCGTTCGCGAGGGCGTCCAGGGACGCGTCGTTGTAGCAGGAGTCGAACCACTGCAGGCCGTGCGTGCTCATGCCGCGCAGCTGGATCGCCCGGTTCGCCTCGTTGCACAGGTGGACACCGCAGACGTGCAGCTGCCCGTTCGCGGCCAGCGGCGTGCCGCCGGGGGAGGGCGTGGTGGTGGTCGTGGTCGTGGTCGTGGGGGTGGTCGTGGTCGTCGTCGACCCGGTGCAGGTGACGCCGTTCAGGGTGAAGGATGCCGGAACCGGGTTGGCGCCGGTCGTGGTGCCGGTGAAGCCGAGTTCGGTGGTGGCACCCGTGGTGAGGGTCCGGTTCCAGTCGGCGTTGGCCGCGGTGGCGGTCGCGCCGGACTGCGCCCATGTGGCGTTCCAGCCCTGGGCGACCTTCTGGCCGGCGTCGGGGAAGGTGAACCGGAGCAACCAGCCGGTGATCGCGTCACCCAGGTTGGTGACCTTGACCGCGGCCTGGAACCCGCCTTGCCACTGGTTGGTGACGGTGTAGTCGACGTGGCAGCCTTGCGTGGCGGCCGAGGCCTGGGGCATGGCCAGCACGGCGGTGCCGCCGAGAACCGTCGCGCCGGCGGCCGCCAGCGCAGCGATGGAGCGCTTCATTGAACTCCCTTGGGTCCGGTGTTCGAGTGTTTCACCAGGCTGGGAGCGCTCCCAGGAATGAGAACATCCGGCGCCGGTCGACGTCAAGAGCGGGCGCCCTGATGTCCTGGGGGTATCACCGGCGCCCGAAGAGGTCTTGGACGACGCCCTCTCGCCGGCGGAAGAGTGGGGAAGTATTCGAAAGGAGCAAGCATGAAGGTCTTTCTGACCGGCGGATCCGGCTACATCGGCCGGGCCACGATCGCGGAGCTGGTGCGGACGGGCCACGCCGTCGAGGCGCTCGCCCGCAGCGACCGCGCGGAGGCGTCCGTCGTGGCGGCCGGGGCCACCGCGGTCCGCGGCGGTCTCGCCGATCTCGACGTCCTCGCCGACCGCGCCGCCCGGGCGGCGGCGGTGATCCACCTCGCCCAGGCCGCCTCGGGGGAGGAGGACCTCGCCGCGGCCACGGCGATGGGCGGCGCCGGCAGGTACGTGCACACCGGCGGCACGTGGGTGTACGGCGACACCGGCGGCTTGCGCGACGAAACCGCGCCGTGGAACCCGCCGGACGTGGTGGCCTGGCGCAAGCCGGTGGAGGAGGCGGTGCTGGCGCGCGCGGCCCACCCGGTGATCGTGCGGCCCGGGCTGCTCTACGGCGGCGAAAACCGGCTGATCGACGCGTTCTTCGTCGAGCCGGGCCGCAAGAGCGGGGCGATCCCGTACCTCGGCGACGGCGCCAACCACTGGGCGCTCGTGCACGTCGACGACCTCGCCCGGTTGTACGTGGCGGCGTTGGCGGCCGAGCCGGGGTCGGTCTACCTCGGGGTGGGCGGGGTGAACCCGGCCGCGAAGGAGGTGGCCGAGGCGTGCGCGCACGCGGCCGGCCTGGACGGGAAGACGACGTCGATCACCCTGGAGCAGGCGCGGGCCGAGATGGGCCCGATCGCCGACGCGTTCGCCCTCGACCAGGAGTTCACCCCGGCCAAGGCGCGGCGGGAGCTGGGCTGGGAGCCGCGGTACCCGGACCCGCTGCGGGTGCTCGCCGTCGGCTGAAGGTGGCCGACGCGAGCCGGATATCTCCTCCCGCCACGAGAGATTTTCTGCCGCGAATCGCGTACCCGTCGTCGGCTCCGTATGGTGTGCCCAGCCGCGCGGCGGGTCGACGTTCGTGGGAAAGCCGGGGAGCATGCAGCCGGAGGACTGGCAGGATCTCGTCGACGGCCTGCCCGTCGTCGTGTGGGAGGCCGACGCCCGCAGCGGCGCCTTCTCGTTCGTTTCCGATGCCTCGCACGCTCTCCTGGGCCACCCGCCCGGGTCGTGGTCGGCCGATCCCGCGTTCGCCCTCTCGGTGGTGCACCCGCAGGACCGCGACCACTGCGCGCGGGCCCGGGACGAGGGCCGGGCCCACGGCAGCTACGAAGTCACCTACCGCGCCCTGACCGCCGACGGCCGGGTGGTGTGGCTCCACGAACTCGGGCGGGTGCAGCCGGGCGGGGCGACGATCGGCGGCGTGCTGCTGGACGCCTCCGGACGGCGGTCCGAAGCGGAGCGGCAGCGGTTCCTGGCCGGGTTCGAACGGGGTCTGCAGGAACTGGACGACGCCGAGGACGTCATGGCCTACGCGGCCCGCAGCCTCGGCGAACACCTCGGTGCGGACCGCTGCGCCTACGCCGAAGCGGAAGCCGACGAAGACCACTTCCTGATGAGCGGGGACCACGCCACCGGCCTGCCGCCGTTGCCCGGCCGCTTCGCCATGTCGGCGTTCGGGGACGGCTGCATGCGCGCCATGCGGGCCGGGCGCTCGTGGGTGGTCGCCGACAGTCACCACGACGTCCGCCTCGAGCCGGCGGACCTGGACGCCTACCGCGTCACCGGCATCCGCGCCGTCATCTGCGTGCCGCTGCTGCGCGGCGGCCGGTTCGTCGCGGCGATGGCCGTGCACCAGGCCACGGTCCGGGAGTGGACGGACGCGGAGGTCGAGCTGGTCGAGCTCATCGTGAGCCGGTGCTGGGAGTCCATCCAGCGCACGCACGCCGGCCGCGCCCTGCGTGACAGCGAACAACGGCACCGGCTGCTGGTGGAACGCGCCACCGACGCGATCTGGGTGCTCGACCGCGACCTGCGGTTCGCCGAGATCAACCCCGCGGCCTGCGAACTGCTCGGGTACGCGCGCGACGAGCTGATCGGCACTTCGATCACCGCCCTGCTCGACGACGCCGGGAGCGAACGGTGGCGGCAGCTCATCGCCCGGCCGGGCGCGGTCCGGGAGACCAGCGAAGTCCACCACGTGCGCCGGGTCGACGGCACGGAAATGGCGCTGGAGCTGAGCATCCAAGCCACCCCGTCGGGCGTGCAGGCGATCGGCCGCGACGTCACCGAGCGCCGTCGGCGTGAAGCCGAGCGGGAGCTCCTGCTGCAGCGGGAGCACGAGATCGCCGAGACGCTGCAGCGCAGCCTGCTGCCGCGCGAACTGCCCGCGCTGCCCCGGATCGCCGCCGCGGCCCGCTACCAGCCGGCCGCGGTGCACGCCCAGACCGGCGGGGACTGGTACGAGCTGGTGGCCGTGGGCCCGACCCGCGTCGCGCTGTCCGTCGGCGACGTCGTGGGCAAGGGACCGCAGGCGGCGGCGGTGATGGGCCAGCTGCGCAGCGCACTGGCCGGCAGTCTGCTCGACGGCCACGGCCCGGCCGCCGCGCTCGACCGCCTCGACGCCTTCGCGGCGCGCACGGCGGGGGCGGCCGGCACGACCTGCGCGTGTCTCACGCTCGATTGGGAGACCGGCGAACTGCGTTGGGCCGTCGCCGGGCACCCGCCGCCGGTGGTCGTCGAGGCCGGCGGCGCCCGGCTGCTGTCCGGCGGCGGCGCCGTGCTCGGCGGCCCGGACCGGGCCCACCACCGCGAGCACACCGTGACGCTGGCGCCCGGCGCCTCGGTGCTCCTGTACACCGACGGCCTCGTCGAGCGCCGCGACGAGCCGATCGACGAGGGACTGCGGCGGCTGTGCGAAGCCGCCGCCCGCGCGCACGCCGCCGCGCCGGAACAGCTCGTCACCGCGATCGGCTCGGCCCTGCTCGACAGCGGGCAGGAGGACGACGTCGCCCTGCTGGCGATCCGCCTGGTGCCCCCGCCGCTGCGGCGGTCCGCGGCCGCCGAACCCGACGTCCTGCGGCGCCTGCGCGAGGACCTCGCGCGCTGGTCGGCGCTCGCCGGCCTGCCCGCGGAACTCCACCAGGACCTGAGCCTCGCCCTGGGGGAGGCCGTGGCCAACTCCGTCGAGCACGCCTTCCCGGAGACGCCGGGCGAGGTGGCGTACTCGGTGACCCGCACGGCGGACGGCCGGCTCGAGGCGCTCGTCCGCGACGACGGCCGGTGGCGCCGCGAGCCGGCGGACAACAGCCACCGCGGACGGGGCATCGGGATCATCAAGGCGCTGTCGGAGGAGTTCGGCATCGACCACGGCGGTCCCGGCACCGCCGTCCGGTTCCGCATCGCCCCGGACCCCGACGCCGCGCCGGAAAGCCCGCCCGTGGCACCCGAAATCGTGGTCCCGGCCGGCGTATCGGTGGACGAAGGCGGGCCGGGGCCGCTGGCGCTGAAGCTCACCGGCGACCTCGACCTGGCGACGATCGGCGAGGTCCGGCCGGCCGTACTGGCCAGCGTCGAAGCCACCGCGACCCGGTCGGTGGTCGTCGACCTGACCGGACTGCGGTACCTGAGCAGCTGCGGCGTCGCCCTGCTGCTCGACGTCGCGGCGGTGGCCCGGCGCCGCGGCCTGGCCGTCACCACCCGGGCGAGCGCGGCTTCCGCGCCGCTGCGCATCCTCGAGCTCGCCGGCCTCATGGGGTCGCCGTCCGGGGCGTTCGTGGTCGAAAGCGTGGCGCCGTAACTGTGGCACTGTGGTCGCATGGGGGATGACCTCGCCGCGGCCGTGGCCGCCGTCGCACCGGCCGTCCGTGCCGTGCTCCCGGCCGCGCCGGCCGCGGTGCTGGGGCGCCTGCGGTGCGAACCGGAACGCCGCCGGTTCCCGGACGTGCCCGAGTCCGAAGTGCTGTGGTCGCTCATGTCCTTGCCGCCGTGGGTGGTCGAGCGGGTGCACGGCGCGGTGGAGCTCACGCTGGCCGGTCTCGCCGTTCCGGCGCTTTCGGTGACGGCCGCCCTGCTGCCACCACCGTCGTCGGGGGGCTTCGGTTTCCTCGCTTCCGAAAGCGAAGCGGAAGCGGTGCGGGAGACGCGGTTGCTGCACCACGCCCGGCCCGGTCTCCTGGAGCTGGTGGCGGACCTGACGGCCGGCCTGGTGGCCGACGACCGGCTGCTGCCCACCGCGGAAGGCGACGAAGCCGGGATCGCGGCCGCGCACGGCGCCGGCCACCTCGCGATCGCGCTGGTGACCGCGACGATCGCCGCCCGCGAAGCCGGCCGCCCCGCAGCCGCGGGCATCGTCGGGACGGCGCTCGGGGTCGCGGCGAACCTGCTGCGCGCACGACCGATGCCCGACGCCTACGCGGCGGCGCTGCGGGAGAAGCAGCGCGCCGGCTACCGGCTGCCGCAGTACGGGAGCACGTCCGTGAACGTCCGCGACCACGTCTTCGCCTTGACCGAGGGCGAATTCCCGGCCTTCGGCGACTTCGCGGACAACGGCCTCGCGGAGGCCGCCGACGGTGGCGTGGTGGTCCGCACCGGCACGGAGAACGGCTCGGTGCACGTCAGTGTCCGGGTGCTGGCCGAGCCGCCCGCCACGGTGGACACCCTGGGCTGGGACGAGGTCGTCGACCTCGGCTGGCACGCGGAGCACGGCTCGGCGAGCGTGGGCGGGGGCGTGCCGACACCGCCGTGGCCCGGCGACTACCGCGTCCGCGTGCACGCCTACGGCCGCGACGACCCGGAAACCGAGGGCTACAGCCTGTGGGTGTGGGCGGCGCCGCCCGCGCCGCCGGTGGTGCACGCCCGGGCCGACCGCCTCGGACACCGCCTGCGCGGCGAGCCGGAGCCGCCGGTGGCAGACCGGCCCGAGGTGCGCTACCGCTGGATCGGGCGGTCCCGGCTGACGGTGGCGGCGACGGTCACGGTGGTCACCGGCCTTCCGGCGGACGACGTCCTCCGCGCGTTCGGCGCGGACCCCGGCCGGCCCGAGCCGCTGGCGGAATTGCGCGAGGCGTACGCGGACCCGTGGCTGGCGGTGCTGGAGCTCGACGGCGTGGTGGTGGCGATCGAGGAGAACGGCTTCACCGGCTCTCACGCGCCCGTGCTCACCGCGGCGTCGCGGGGCGGCCGCGCGGCGAGCATGTTCTGGAACGTCAACGGCATGACGCGCCTGTCCTTCGCCAGGGGCGGCGAGCTCCGGTCGGCGTTCGAGCCGGGACTGGGCGAGCCGTCCGCGGACGAGGACGTCGCCGCGGCGCTGGCCGGCCTGGACCTGGAGAACTTCCGCG is from Amycolatopsis mediterranei and encodes:
- a CDS encoding SpoIIE family protein phosphatase, yielding MGKPGSMQPEDWQDLVDGLPVVVWEADARSGAFSFVSDASHALLGHPPGSWSADPAFALSVVHPQDRDHCARARDEGRAHGSYEVTYRALTADGRVVWLHELGRVQPGGATIGGVLLDASGRRSEAERQRFLAGFERGLQELDDAEDVMAYAARSLGEHLGADRCAYAEAEADEDHFLMSGDHATGLPPLPGRFAMSAFGDGCMRAMRAGRSWVVADSHHDVRLEPADLDAYRVTGIRAVICVPLLRGGRFVAAMAVHQATVREWTDAEVELVELIVSRCWESIQRTHAGRALRDSEQRHRLLVERATDAIWVLDRDLRFAEINPAACELLGYARDELIGTSITALLDDAGSERWRQLIARPGAVRETSEVHHVRRVDGTEMALELSIQATPSGVQAIGRDVTERRRREAERELLLQREHEIAETLQRSLLPRELPALPRIAAAARYQPAAVHAQTGGDWYELVAVGPTRVALSVGDVVGKGPQAAAVMGQLRSALAGSLLDGHGPAAALDRLDAFAARTAGAAGTTCACLTLDWETGELRWAVAGHPPPVVVEAGGARLLSGGGAVLGGPDRAHHREHTVTLAPGASVLLYTDGLVERRDEPIDEGLRRLCEAAARAHAAAPEQLVTAIGSALLDSGQEDDVALLAIRLVPPPLRRSAAAEPDVLRRLREDLARWSALAGLPAELHQDLSLALGEAVANSVEHAFPETPGEVAYSVTRTADGRLEALVRDDGRWRREPADNSHRGRGIGIIKALSEEFGIDHGGPGTAVRFRIAPDPDAAPESPPVAPEIVVPAGVSVDEGGPGPLALKLTGDLDLATIGEVRPAVLASVEATATRSVVVDLTGLRYLSSCGVALLLDVAAVARRRGLAVTTRASAASAPLRILELAGLMGSPSGAFVVESVAP
- a CDS encoding SRPBCC family protein, coding for MTATTHETEILADDKVPTIRLVREFDAPPEQVFRAHIDPELYAQWVGPHSVTTRITRWDARTGGEWAFANDRGGEEIAAFHGCFHDVRPNERIVWTFTYDGEPDGVALETLTLEEIEGGRTRLRVLSVVPDFATRDGMLASGMDVGINEGYAKLDALLAKEA
- a CDS encoding NAD-dependent epimerase/dehydratase family protein, which gives rise to MKVFLTGGSGYIGRATIAELVRTGHAVEALARSDRAEASVVAAGATAVRGGLADLDVLADRAARAAAVIHLAQAASGEEDLAAATAMGGAGRYVHTGGTWVYGDTGGLRDETAPWNPPDVVAWRKPVEEAVLARAAHPVIVRPGLLYGGENRLIDAFFVEPGRKSGAIPYLGDGANHWALVHVDDLARLYVAALAAEPGSVYLGVGGVNPAAKEVAEACAHAAGLDGKTTSITLEQARAEMGPIADAFALDQEFTPAKARRELGWEPRYPDPLRVLAVG
- a CDS encoding DUF6461 domain-containing protein is translated as MGDDLAAAVAAVAPAVRAVLPAAPAAVLGRLRCEPERRRFPDVPESEVLWSLMSLPPWVVERVHGAVELTLAGLAVPALSVTAALLPPPSSGGFGFLASESEAEAVRETRLLHHARPGLLELVADLTAGLVADDRLLPTAEGDEAGIAAAHGAGHLAIALVTATIAAREAGRPAAAGIVGTALGVAANLLRARPMPDAYAAALREKQRAGYRLPQYGSTSVNVRDHVFALTEGEFPAFGDFADNGLAEAADGGVVVRTGTENGSVHVSVRVLAEPPATVDTLGWDEVVDLGWHAEHGSASVGGGVPTPPWPGDYRVRVHAYGRDDPETEGYSLWVWAAPPAPPVVHARADRLGHRLRGEPEPPVADRPEVRYRWIGRSRLTVAATVTVVTGLPADDVLRAFGADPGRPEPLAELREAYADPWLAVLELDGVVVAIEENGFTGSHAPVLTAASRGGRAASMFWNVNGMTRLSFARGGELRSAFEPGLGEPSADEDVAAALAGLDLENFRDRNEKGLVALERFTGRGLYPEDLEDIDRRGVAYLISDPG
- a CDS encoding ArsR/SmtB family transcription factor translates to MDEDSERLNRVFAALADPTRRDLVARLAGADATVGELAEPYDMSLQAVSKHVKVLEEAGLVTRSKDAQRRPVHLDAEVFDLMTKWIERYRRQAEERYRRLDALLGRMAGGETRPRKDAS
- a CDS encoding cellulase family glycosylhydrolase; this translates as MKRSIAALAAAGATVLGGTAVLAMPQASAATQGCHVDYTVTNQWQGGFQAAVKVTNLGDAITGWLLRFTFPDAGQKVAQGWNATWAQSGATATAANADWNRTLTTGATTELGFTGTTTGANPVPASFTLNGVTCTGSTTTTTTPTTTTTTTTTPSPGGTPLAANGQLHVCGVHLCNEANRAIQLRGMSTHGLQWFDSCYNDASLDALANDWHADLLRIAMYVQEKGYETNPAWFTDRVNSLVGEAEERGMYAIVDFHTLTPGDPNYNLDRAKTFFAAVAARNAARKNVIYEIANEPNGVSWGAIKSYAEQVIPVIRAADPDAVVIVGTRGWSSLGVSDGSNETEIVNNPVNAGNIMYTFHFYAASHKDNYRATVSRAATRLPLFVTEFGTVTATGGGALDQASTTAWLDLLDQLQISYANWTYSDADESSAALQPGTCAGGDYGTGRLTASGALVRNRINTPDHF
- a CDS encoding maleylpyruvate isomerase family mycothiol-dependent enzyme, which translates into the protein MTPTGPAQRHAQDAARFTELTESASAGDWTRPSPVAEWTALDVVQHLVEWPRAFLRGAGIELPALAGDADPAGAWKQHVADIQAILDEPAGRVLSNPHTGDRPVDEAIDQFYTNDVWMHSWDLAKALGREPDLGEERCAATLAGMQPMESLLRDSGQFGPAVPVAGDASAQDRLMGFLGRDPAWRP